One Sphingomonas sabuli genomic region harbors:
- a CDS encoding citrate synthase translates to MSESVTLKGPDGDHDFKVLEGTVGPEAVDIRKLYGDTGMFTYDPGFTSTASCQSAITYIDGEKGVLLHRGYPIDQLAEKSTFMEVSYLLLHGELPTQSELDAFTYTISRHTMLHEQLMIFFRGFRRDAHPMAIMCGVVGALSAFYHDSTDITDPDQRMIASHRLIAKMPTIAAMAYKYSVGQPFMYPDNQLSYTGNFLRMTFGVPAEPYEVNPVIENAMRRIFILHADHEQNASTSTVRLAGSSGANPFACIAAGIACLWGPAHGGANEAALNMLREIGKPENIPHYIDRAKDKDDPFRLMGFGHRVYKNYDPRAKVMQETAEEVLKELNISDPVLDTARELEQIALKDEYFIEKKLYPNVDFYSGVILNAIGFPTEMFTALFALARTVGWVAQWNEMISDPEQKIGRPRQLYVGATQRDYAPVGQRG, encoded by the coding sequence ATGAGCGAATCCGTCACCCTCAAAGGTCCCGATGGGGATCATGATTTCAAGGTTCTGGAGGGAACGGTTGGACCGGAAGCGGTCGACATCCGAAAGCTGTACGGCGACACCGGGATGTTCACGTACGACCCCGGCTTCACGTCGACCGCCAGCTGCCAGAGCGCGATCACCTATATCGACGGCGAAAAGGGCGTCCTGCTCCACCGGGGCTATCCGATCGACCAGCTGGCCGAAAAGTCGACCTTCATGGAAGTCAGCTACCTGCTGCTGCACGGCGAACTGCCGACGCAGAGCGAGCTCGACGCCTTTACCTACACTATCTCGCGCCACACCATGCTGCACGAGCAGCTGATGATCTTCTTCCGCGGGTTCCGGCGCGATGCGCACCCGATGGCGATCATGTGCGGCGTCGTCGGCGCACTGTCCGCTTTCTATCACGACAGCACCGACATTACCGATCCCGACCAGCGGATGATCGCATCGCACCGGCTGATCGCCAAGATGCCGACGATCGCGGCGATGGCGTACAAATATTCGGTCGGCCAGCCGTTCATGTATCCGGACAACCAGCTGAGCTACACCGGCAATTTCCTGCGCATGACCTTTGGCGTTCCGGCCGAGCCGTACGAGGTCAATCCGGTCATCGAGAATGCGATGCGGCGGATCTTCATCCTCCACGCCGACCACGAGCAGAATGCGTCGACCTCGACCGTCCGGTTGGCCGGATCGTCAGGCGCCAACCCGTTCGCCTGTATCGCCGCGGGCATCGCCTGCCTGTGGGGCCCGGCGCATGGCGGCGCCAACGAGGCGGCGCTCAACATGCTGCGCGAGATCGGCAAGCCCGAGAACATCCCGCACTACATCGACCGGGCCAAGGACAAGGACGATCCGTTCCGGCTGATGGGCTTCGGCCACCGCGTCTACAAGAATTACGACCCGCGCGCGAAGGTCATGCAGGAAACCGCCGAGGAGGTGCTCAAGGAGCTCAACATCTCCGACCCGGTGCTCGATACTGCCCGCGAGCTCGAGCAGATCGCGCTCAAGGACGAATATTTCATCGAGAAGAAGCTATACCCGAACGTCGATTTCTATTCGGGCGTGATCCTCAACGCGATCGGCTTTCCGACGGAAATGTTCACGGCCCTCTTCGCTCTTGCCCGCACGGTTGGCTGGGTCGCGCAGTGGAACGAGATGATTTCCGATCCCGAGCAGAAGATCGGCCGTCCGCGCCAGCTGTACGTCGGGGCCACCCAGCGCGACTACGCGCCGGTCGGCCAGCGCGGCTAG